Within the Bacillus mesophilus genome, the region CTAAGCATAGTGATGAACCTCCTTACTAGATAACTCCTGCAAATGGTGGATTACCTTTTTAGTATCAATCGCTTCTCTAGCTAAGTCAACTCCCTCTTTTAGTGAGGCAGCTTTACCTGATACATAAATCGCCGCACCTGCATTGAGTATTAGCGTATTTCTAGCACTCTCGTTTGCTAGATTATTGAATACATTTAAAATTAACTTCGCACTTTCCTCAACTGAGTCTGCACGAATGTCATCAAGGTTTCCTACCGGTAATTGAAAGTCAGAGGGATGAATCGTGTAGCTAGTAATCTGACCATCCTTTAATTCAACAACATCTGTATCAGTCGTGATGGATATTTCATCTAATCCATCTCTTCCTGTTACAAAGAGCACGTGGGTGGACCCAAGAGTCTTTAAGGTTTCTGCCATCTTTAAGGCAAGTTTAGTGTCATATACTCCAATAACCTGACGCTTGGATTGAGCAGGGTTAGATAAAGGTCCTAATAAATTGAACACTGTTCGGAAGCCGATCTCTTTTCTTGGGGCAACCGCATGCTTCATTGCTGCATGATAATTGGGAGCAAATAGGAAAGTCATATTAGTTTCCTTAAGTGCCTGATTTGCTTCTTCAGGGGTTGATTGGATTGATATGCCTAATTGTTCTAATACATCGGCACTTCCACTTTTAGAGGAAACTGCTCTATTTCCATGCTTTGCTACTTTAATTCCTAGTGAACTTGCAATAATAGCAGACGCAGTTGATATATTAAAGCTCGACACTCCATCTCCACCTGTTCCACACGTGTCAATTACCTCTTCTTTATTATCTAATTTTAACGTATTCATATGTTTACGCATGGCTTGTGCAAATCCTGTAAGCTCATCCGTTGTCTCTCCTCTAAATCGTAAAATCGAGAGTAGGCTAGCTATTTGACTAGATGTTGCTTCCCCACTCATGATTTCATTCATTGCCTCTTCGGCCTCAGCTCTTGAAAGTGTCTTACCTTCGATACACTCATGTAAAAGATTTCTTAACACTTTACTCTCTCCTCTCTAGAAAACGTCTTCTCAGCTAACTGAATGGCTTTTATAACAGCACTGGCTTTATTAATGGTCTCTTTATATTCCAACTCAGGGATGGAATCGGCTACTACTCCTGCACCTGCTTGAACATAGGCCACTTTATTTTTTACAACAGCCGTTCGAATGGTAATACAAGAATCGATATTACCGTCAAATCCAATATAAGCAACTGTCCCTGCATAAGCATTTCTAGCTACTGGCTCAAGCTCTTGAATGATCTGCATCGCTCTCACCTTTGGTGCCCCTGAAACTGTTCCTGCCGGAAAGGATGCGAGCAGCGCATCAACAGGTTCAACATCTTCACGCAGTACACCCGTTACTTTTGAAACAAGATGCATAACATGAGAGAAATAGTGAAGCTCTTTAACCATCGGGACCTTCACACTTCCGTATTTAGCCACTCTACCAATATCATTTCTTGCTAAATCTAGAAGCATATAATGCTCTGCCTGCTCCTTTTCATCCTGCAATAGTTCTTCACCTAGTGCTTGGTCTTCCTGATCTGTTTTCCCTCTTCTTCTAGTCCCAGCAATCGGATGAATTTCAAGATGTCCATCCGAAACCTGAATCAGCTTTTCTGGAGAGCTTCCAACAATTTCACAATCATGTAACTTTATATAAAATAAGTAGGGTGATGGATTAACGAAACGTAAGACACGATATAAATCAAATCCTTTTGTTTTGACTGGTATTTCAAAACGTTGCGATAAAACGGTCTGGAAAACATCTCCTGCTGAGATATACTCCTTGATTTTATTCACATGGTTGATAAATGACTCTTTATCATAACTTGATTTGACATTCGTAAAATCAACTTCAAAATTTTTAGGATTTAATAATGGCTCATGATAATACTGGTGCTTTGATAAAACACCAATATATGTTTCTATTAACTGATTAGCTTCATGAAAGCATGACTGCTTCTGTTCTTGATTCTCATTTCCATCTAATTGAGCATAATGGATAAATGTCAACTCTTTTGTAGAGTGTGAATACACGATAATAGTTTCACAGTACATAAGGTGATAATTTTTTAATTGTAGATCATCATTTTTATGTTTGGGTACCTTTTCAATACTAGACACAGCGTCATACCCAATGTAGCCAACTGCCCCACCGCGAAAAGGAATGTCACGCTCAACTTCCTTGACCTTCAAAAGCTCTTTTACAAACTGAACCGCTTGTTGTAGCTCCGTTGTTGTATATAAGTGCTCTTTTTTCTTATTTAAAACATGTAATTCGTCTTCGTTCTCTTCTATTGTTATAAACGGATTTAACCCAATAAAAGAGTAGTTTGACCATGGTGACTGTTCATCATTACTCTCTAGTAAGTAAACAGCCTCTTCTTTAAATGCTTGGAAAATTTGGATAGGGGTTAATGTATCGACAAAGTACGATTGTAAAATCGGGATTGTACGATAATTGGTAGTATCTCTTAGAAACGCAGATTGATTATATGTGGACATGGGTCACTCACTCCTCCAAACGATTAGTCGCCAGGAGAATGAGAGAAATTGAGGGTATGAAAATACACAACTTGTAAGAAAACAAGTCTAATGTACGATATTCATTTATAGATATAGGTCTATTAAAACTTGTTGATGATTTTCGTTTCAGGACATCTGTGTCCTTCCTACAATCAACACGTTAACAGATCCATAAATATAAAAACCCAAAGACAAACAAGCCTTTGGGTAGAATTTATCGCATTATTTCTCAACTATCCTCAGCTATCTCAACTCATTCTCATCTACCCTATTACTATATAGGAACTCTCTTCAACTAAACTATGCTCTTACTAAACTTTATTAAATATTATTACAATTCAGTACTATTTGTCAACCGTAAGTCCGGCCTTAAATCAATTGCACGTTCCTGATAAATATGTTTGATTTCATGAGGAGCTAGGTTCGTATTCACTGTCATCATAACTCTAATGCAATGTGACAGTGAATTCGGCACTGGGATTTCCCTTGCACAGGTAACTGGTACAAATGTAAATCCAACAAGTCTTCTTAACGCTTTGGCAGGAAATACAGCATCAATTTCATCAGTCACCGTAATAAGTATAGAAGCGATATCTGAAGGCTCTACACGATTTTCTTCTACCATTTCTTTTAATAACATTTCTGTTTTATTTAGAATTTCATCTGCAGAGTTTTCGCTTACGGTTGTTGCTCCTCTGATTCCTCGTATCATACTTATCCCTCCCTAACATATTGTTGAAGAACCTCTAGCAGTATACGATCCTCAACCTCTTGTATCGTTAAACTACCAATTTCATTCATCAAACACATTCGAATACTACCTTTGATTGCTTTTTTGTCTTTTTTCATCTTCGCTAGTAATGACTGTACGGAGATCGTAGTAGGAAATTGCGGATACCCGATTGCATCAAACCAATCTTGAAGCTCCTTTACTGGTAATGATACATGTAGTACTTTTTCACTCACCTTCATAGCAAAGATCATTCCAATTGCTACAGCATCACCATGACTAATATTTCCGTAACCAAGTTCAGATTCTAACCCATGCGCCAGTGTATGACCAAAATTTAAATACGCACGTATACCCGTTTCCTTTTCATCCTGGTTGACAACATCAGCTTTAACTTGAATTGCTCTTTTTAGAGCAACCTTAAGAATCGGTCCCTTTAATTTATCCATATTGGGGACCTCTTCCCGAAGCCATGGGTAAAATTCTTTATCCCATATGAGTGAATGCTTAATTAGCTCTGCAAAGCCCGCTCTCCATTCATCCTCAGGAAGAGATTGCAGAAAAGATAAATCATACAAAACAGCCTCTGGTTGATAAAAAGCTCCAATTGAGTTTTTACCAAGATGATGATTAATCGCGACTTTACCTCCAACAGCACTATCATGAGCTAATAAACTAGTAGGTGCCTGGATAAACCTAATGCCTCTCATAAAAGTAGCTGCCACAAAGCCTGCTAGGTCACCAACCACTCCTCCACCTAGTGCGAGAATTAAGGAATTTCGGTCTAGACCTTTTTCCATTGCAAAGGTTTGGCAATCATAAAACATTTCAACCGACTTTGACTTTTCTCCACTTGGAATAGACTTTGAAGAAACAACCGTATATTCTCCAAGTGCTTCCTCAACATCTTGTAGATATAAGGGTGCAATTGTGTCATCCGTTATAATCAAGATGGATGATGGTACATTCTTTAGAACATCATCTAGAATTTCCTTTTGCTGAAAAAGCCCTGTTCCTATTAGTAAAGGATATTCTCTAGAGTTCGTTTGTATTAATAGTTGTGTCATTAAAATTTCCTCGCCCGCTCTTTTGCCTGCTGGACATTCTGTTGAATTAAATCGATTCGATCTTGTCCAAACTGTTCAACAACAGCACTAGCAAGCTCCCATGCAACCACAGACTCCGCAACTACACTAGCCGCTGGTACAGCACAGCTATCCGAACGCTCAATACTAGCTTCAAACACTTCTTTCGTTTCAATATCAACACTTTTTAAAGGCTTATATAAGGTAGGAATAGGCTTCATTACACCTCGAACTACAATAGGCATACCAGTTGTCATTCCGCCTTCAAATCCACCTAGATTATTCGTTCTACGAGTATAACCAGATTCCTCATCGTATAAGATTTCATCGTGAACTAAACTACCAGGAATTTCTGCCGCTTTAAACCCAATACCAAATTCAACGCCCTTAAACGCATTTATACTAATAATTGCAGCTGTAATTTTCGCATCTAGTTTTCGATCATAATGAACATAACTTCCCATTCCAATTGGGACACCTTCTACAATTACTTCAACAATCCCACCAATAGAATCTCCATTCTGCTTTGCTTGATCGATTGCTTCCATCATTTTAGATTCAGCTTCTGAATCAAAGCATCTAACTGGTGATTCCTCTGTCACATTTTTGAGTTGCTCTATACTTTCGTATTGTGGTGGCTCTGCTTTCACCCCACCAATTTCTAATACATGCCCACCAACTTGAATTCCTAACTCACTTAGTACTTTTTTAGCAACAGCCCCAGCTGCCACTCTTACTGTTGTCTCACGTGCAGATGAACGTTCTAAGACGTTTCGCATATCACGATGACCGTACTTGATCGCCCCATTTAAATCCGCGTGACCTGGTCTTGGTCTAGAAACCTTTCTTTTCACTTCGGTTTCATCCAAATCAGTAGGTTCAATACCCATAATGTTAGTCCAGTGCTTCCAGTCATTATTTTCAACGACTAAAGTAATGGGAGAGCCTAATGTTAAGCCATGACGAACCCCGCTTACAATTTTCACCTGGTCCTTTTCAATTTGCATTCGGCGACCTCTACCATGCCCTTTTTGTCTACGTGCTAATTCTTCATTAATATCTTCAACCGTTAAAGGAACACCTGCAGGTACTCCTTCAATAATGGTGGTAAGTTGTGGTCCGTGTGATTCGCCAGCTGTTAAATACCTCATCTCGTTTGCCTCCTTTATCGCTTTAAAGCTTTTATGTACTGAATATATAATTAAAAACAAATATAACATACTTTGAAAAGATAGATAAGTACTAAATCTTATTATTTTGTATTTAATAAAAACTTTTTAAGATCATGATTACTTATTAAGTCACAGATTACCCTTATCATTTTATCATTCTGTAGTTTTCTTATAAAGATTACAAAAATATCGTTAAGTTCTTTGCTATTGCAAAGAGTCCCTTATCTAAAATGGCATCGATGAGTAACTATTTACTCTCCGTTCCAGAACACTCGCTTTCCGGGCGGTCTGGGAGTCTCGCGTTCTTCCACTACAATCAAGGTTTGAAATAATATTTAGATTATTAATCAAATCCTTTAAAAAAATAGGCCCTCCTCATGAGGACCTATGCTTTGCGATAGAAGAAGGTGTCTTCTGTTTCAAATTGATATGTTTGTGGGTTAAAGATTTGCTCGGTACTTCCTACAAATAAAATACCTCCAGGTTTTAATGAAGAACTAAATTTGCGATAGAGAAGATCCTTTGCTTCATCTGTAAAATAAATCATAACATTTCTACATACGATTAGGTCGTAATTTTGATCAAAAGAGTCAGACAGCAGGTTCTGTTTTTTAAACGTTACCGTCTTCTTTATAGCATCATCAACCTTATAAAACATTCCATCTTGTTGAAAATATTTCGCTTTTATATCAGCAGGGACTTCCTGAAGAGATCTTTCAGGATAAATTCCAGTTTTTGCTCGGGCAATCGCATTTTCGTCTAAATCGGTTGCGTGTATCGAGATTTCATGTAACGGCATAAAGTTAGACAACACCATTGCAAGTGAGTAGGGTTCCTCACCAGTTGAACATGCTGCACTCCATACTTTTAGTCTTTTATTTTGCTTTAAAAGATTGGGGATAATCTTATCTTGAAGAATCTTCCACCTAACACCATTACGATAGAATTCCGATACATTAATCGTCATTCGATCAAGAAACTCATCGAATAACTTTTGTTCGGAAGTCATGGCTCGGTAAAATTCATCAAAATCCTTATAACCTTTTTTTTCATATAAAGAAGTTAACCTTCTTTTCATTTGGGCCTCTTTATACAACGATAAATCAATGCCCGTTTTCTTTTTAACATTTGCTATAAAATTGATATAATCCTGCGACATATTTAATACCTCTTTTTTTGAAGTGTCTAAGTCCTTGATGCAATAATCTATTTGTTTAATTTGATTATACAGGACAAGCTTCAGAGAGTTAATCATTTTATTTCAATTTACTGCTGTTAGGATTTGGTAAGGTATGTATTGCAATTCATAAGGCAACGCGGATGGATTAGAGGTTGAAGTAGGACTCACCTAAATTGAGGAAAGTATTTAAATGACTAACGAAAGTTTTCAAGAACAAAAGGAGCTGGAGTATAATTTCTTAACTGTGTTAAACCTTGTAGTTGATTTTCGTTACAGGACACTCGCATCCTGTAACGAAAATCAACAGTGCAAAAAATCAACACTAGTCTTTAACACAGCTTAAACTATAAAAAAAACCAGTCATCATCGACTGGTTTTAAAGTGGATTAGTAAATTAGTTCGTCCACTGATTAATAAGCTTTGTATATTCTACTAACTCTTCTTGCTTAAAGAATAAGTTAATTTCACGTTCAGCGCTTTCAGGAGAGTCTGAGCCATGAATGATGTTCTTTCCAACAGTTACTGCAAAGTCACCACGGATTGAACCTGTAGCTGAATCCTTAGGGTTTGTAGCACCCATCATGTGTCTAGCTGTTGCGATTACATTTTCTCCTTGCCAAACCATAGCGAAAACAGGACCTGAAGTAATAAAGTCAACAAGTTCACCGAAGAAAGGACGTTCTTTATGTTCTCCGTAGTGAGTTTCTGCTAATTCAGTTGGGATACTCATAAGCTTAGCTCCAACTAGTTGAAATCCTTTTTTCTCAAAACGTGCTACGATTTCACCAATTAAGTTACGTTGAACTCCATCAGGCTTTACCATTAAAAATGTTTTTTCCATTGTATTCACTCCTGTACCATTATGTATAAGCTTACATACAAGCCCAACCAAAATACTAACATTCTTTTACATGTTTCGCAATAAAACCTAGAATTTCCTCTTACCAATATATTTCGCAATATTTATAAGCGCTATTTTTGATGTATTATTCGGGAGTTGTTCTACTGTTTTTAGAGCCTTTTGTAAGTACCAGTCACTGTACTTAATAGACTGTTCTATACTTCCACTTTCTTTTATAGCTAAGATAATCGACTTCATATCAATGTCACTTATATGCTCGTTTACATCCTCTATTTTGGCTCGAAGCTTATCATCCTTCATTGCTAGTAATACTGGTAGAGTAATGTTCCCTTGTCTCAAATCGTCACCAACAGGTTTTCCGAGCTCTTTTTCAGTCGATGTAAAATCAAGGATATCATCAATAATCTGAAAAGACATACCCACATAATAGCCAAATAAAAATAGCTTTTCGTGTATTTCACGAGGTGCATCTGAAGCTACAGCTCCAAGCTGACAGCTAACAGCTATTAATAATGCTGTTTTACGTTTTATTCTTCGTAAGTACGTCTTCAAATGTTGATCAAAATTGTATTTATCTCGAATCTGCTCTATTTCACCCAAACTAACTTCTACTATGGAATGAGAAAGAATTTTATGCGCTTCTGGATTATCGATGTTTGTCATTAATTCTAAAGACCTAGCAAAAATATAATCCCCTGTGTACATAGCAATTCGATTATCCCATTTAGACTTAATCGTAGGTTGTCCACGTCTTAATTCTGCATCATCTATCACATCGTCATGTACAAGTGAAGCCATATGGATCAGCTCTAACGCAACCGCCACATTTTTAATGACCGGTAATTTGTAATTCCCAAACTTACCTGCAAGCAACACAAAAACAGGACGAAGTCTTTTACCTCCTGCCTGTAATGTATGCAACGAAGCCTCCTGAAGAAGAGGATGCTCTGACTTAATTGTATCTTGAAGTTCTTTTTCTATTTCTTTTAGATCCGTATTCAAAAAAGAATACATTCTATTTAACTTCATAACATTCACCTAAATTTTTCTGCAAATTTACTATTTAGAGATCAATCTTCTTTGTAACCAATATGAGTCGCAGCAACACCAAACGTATGAGGCTTAACCTCGACACTTGAGAAACCGGCATTTTTAAACATCTTTGCAAGCTCACTCATACCTGGGAAATCCTTAGCAGACTCCTGTAGCCAAGAATACTCTTCGTAACTCTTAGCAAAGATCTTTCCGAACATCGGCATAATGTGTTGAAAATAGAGGTAATACACCTGTTTAATTCCTGGAGTCTCAGGCTGTGACGTCTCAAGGCATACTGCCTTTCCACCTGGCTTAAGAACACGATGCATCTCTTTTAATACCTGCATATAATCTGGAACGTTACGAAGGCCAAACCCGATTGTAACAAAGTCAAAAGAATTGTCCGGAAAAGGAAGCGACATGGCATTTCCATGTATAAGCTCCACTTGTTCAAGCTTCAATTCCTCTACCTTTTGTTGACCAACACTTAACATATTTTTACTAAAATCTAAACCATATACTTTTCCGTTTTTTCCAACTGCATTCCCAAGAGCAATGGTCCAATCAGCAGTTCCGCAACAAAGATCAAGAGCATGATCTCCTTTTTGGACATTCATTAATTGCATCGTTTTTTTACGCCAAGCAATATGACGTTGAAAACTGATAATGGAATTCATCAGGTCATATTTATCC harbors:
- the hepT gene encoding heptaprenyl diphosphate synthase component II, whose protein sequence is MKLNRMYSFLNTDLKEIEKELQDTIKSEHPLLQEASLHTLQAGGKRLRPVFVLLAGKFGNYKLPVIKNVAVALELIHMASLVHDDVIDDAELRRGQPTIKSKWDNRIAMYTGDYIFARSLELMTNIDNPEAHKILSHSIVEVSLGEIEQIRDKYNFDQHLKTYLRRIKRKTALLIAVSCQLGAVASDAPREIHEKLFLFGYYVGMSFQIIDDILDFTSTEKELGKPVGDDLRQGNITLPVLLAMKDDKLRAKIEDVNEHISDIDMKSIILAIKESGSIEQSIKYSDWYLQKALKTVEQLPNNTSKIALINIAKYIGKRKF
- the trpD gene encoding anthranilate phosphoribosyltransferase; protein product: MLRNLLHECIEGKTLSRAEAEEAMNEIMSGEATSSQIASLLSILRFRGETTDELTGFAQAMRKHMNTLKLDNKEEVIDTCGTGGDGVSSFNISTASAIIASSLGIKVAKHGNRAVSSKSGSADVLEQLGISIQSTPEEANQALKETNMTFLFAPNYHAAMKHAVAPRKEIGFRTVFNLLGPLSNPAQSKRQVIGVYDTKLALKMAETLKTLGSTHVLFVTGRDGLDEISITTDTDVVELKDGQITSYTIHPSDFQLPVGNLDDIRADSVEESAKLILNVFNNLANESARNTLILNAGAAIYVSGKAASLKEGVDLAREAIDTKKVIHHLQELSSKEVHHYA
- the ndk gene encoding nucleoside-diphosphate kinase; its protein translation is MEKTFLMVKPDGVQRNLIGEIVARFEKKGFQLVGAKLMSIPTELAETHYGEHKERPFFGELVDFITSGPVFAMVWQGENVIATARHMMGATNPKDSATGSIRGDFAVTVGKNIIHGSDSPESAEREINLFFKQEELVEYTKLINQWTN
- the aroH gene encoding chorismate mutase → MIRGIRGATTVSENSADEILNKTEMLLKEMVEENRVEPSDIASILITVTDEIDAVFPAKALRRLVGFTFVPVTCAREIPVPNSLSHCIRVMMTVNTNLAPHEIKHIYQERAIDLRPDLRLTNSTEL
- a CDS encoding CheR family methyltransferase yields the protein MSQDYINFIANVKKKTGIDLSLYKEAQMKRRLTSLYEKKGYKDFDEFYRAMTSEQKLFDEFLDRMTINVSEFYRNGVRWKILQDKIIPNLLKQNKRLKVWSAACSTGEEPYSLAMVLSNFMPLHEISIHATDLDENAIARAKTGIYPERSLQEVPADIKAKYFQQDGMFYKVDDAIKKTVTFKKQNLLSDSFDQNYDLIVCRNVMIYFTDEAKDLLYRKFSSSLKPGGILFVGSTEQIFNPQTYQFETEDTFFYRKA
- the aroB gene encoding 3-dehydroquinate synthase: MTQLLIQTNSREYPLLIGTGLFQQKEILDDVLKNVPSSILIITDDTIAPLYLQDVEEALGEYTVVSSKSIPSGEKSKSVEMFYDCQTFAMEKGLDRNSLILALGGGVVGDLAGFVAATFMRGIRFIQAPTSLLAHDSAVGGKVAINHHLGKNSIGAFYQPEAVLYDLSFLQSLPEDEWRAGFAELIKHSLIWDKEFYPWLREEVPNMDKLKGPILKVALKRAIQVKADVVNQDEKETGIRAYLNFGHTLAHGLESELGYGNISHGDAVAIGMIFAMKVSEKVLHVSLPVKELQDWFDAIGYPQFPTTISVQSLLAKMKKDKKAIKGSIRMCLMNEIGSLTIQEVEDRILLEVLQQYVREG
- the trpE gene encoding anthranilate synthase component I, translated to MSTYNQSAFLRDTTNYRTIPILQSYFVDTLTPIQIFQAFKEEAVYLLESNDEQSPWSNYSFIGLNPFITIEENEDELHVLNKKKEHLYTTTELQQAVQFVKELLKVKEVERDIPFRGGAVGYIGYDAVSSIEKVPKHKNDDLQLKNYHLMYCETIIVYSHSTKELTFIHYAQLDGNENQEQKQSCFHEANQLIETYIGVLSKHQYYHEPLLNPKNFEVDFTNVKSSYDKESFINHVNKIKEYISAGDVFQTVLSQRFEIPVKTKGFDLYRVLRFVNPSPYLFYIKLHDCEIVGSSPEKLIQVSDGHLEIHPIAGTRRRGKTDQEDQALGEELLQDEKEQAEHYMLLDLARNDIGRVAKYGSVKVPMVKELHYFSHVMHLVSKVTGVLREDVEPVDALLASFPAGTVSGAPKVRAMQIIQELEPVARNAYAGTVAYIGFDGNIDSCITIRTAVVKNKVAYVQAGAGVVADSIPELEYKETINKASAVIKAIQLAEKTFSREERVKC
- the aroC gene encoding chorismate synthase, with the protein product MRYLTAGESHGPQLTTIIEGVPAGVPLTVEDINEELARRQKGHGRGRRMQIEKDQVKIVSGVRHGLTLGSPITLVVENNDWKHWTNIMGIEPTDLDETEVKRKVSRPRPGHADLNGAIKYGHRDMRNVLERSSARETTVRVAAGAVAKKVLSELGIQVGGHVLEIGGVKAEPPQYESIEQLKNVTEESPVRCFDSEAESKMMEAIDQAKQNGDSIGGIVEVIVEGVPIGMGSYVHYDRKLDAKITAAIISINAFKGVEFGIGFKAAEIPGSLVHDEILYDEESGYTRRTNNLGGFEGGMTTGMPIVVRGVMKPIPTLYKPLKSVDIETKEVFEASIERSDSCAVPAASVVAESVVAWELASAVVEQFGQDRIDLIQQNVQQAKERARKF
- a CDS encoding demethylmenaquinone methyltransferase, which gives rise to MEESKEQRVHRTFEKISDKYDLMNSIISFQRHIAWRKKTMQLMNVQKGDHALDLCCGTADWTIALGNAVGKNGKVYGLDFSKNMLSVGQQKVEELKLEQVELIHGNAMSLPFPDNSFDFVTIGFGLRNVPDYMQVLKEMHRVLKPGGKAVCLETSQPETPGIKQVYYLYFQHIMPMFGKIFAKSYEEYSWLQESAKDFPGMSELAKMFKNAGFSSVEVKPHTFGVAATHIGYKED